Below is a genomic region from Granulicella sp. L56.
ATTAAGTTATGACGCTCGACCCTATCCAGCTCCGCGTACTCGGCGCGCTTGTCGAAAAAGAGATTGCCACTCCGGAAAATTATCCGCTCTCGCTCAATGCTCTGGTCAACGCGTGCAACCAGCGCTCCAGCCGCGATCCCGTGCTCAATCTGGCCGAAGACGAGGTGCGCCAGGCAATCCATTCGCTCGAAGACCTCAAGCTCACCGCTCCCGTCAACGATAGCCGCGTGCCCAAGTACGAGCACCGCATCCGTACCGTGCTGAATCTTCGTCGAGACGAGACCGCCGTTCTCTGCCTGCTGATGCTGCGCGGCGCACAGACCCCCGGCGAACTGCGCAGCCGCGCGGACCGCCTCTACACCTTCGATGACATTGGTTCCGTCACCAGCACGCTCGACCGCCTCGCCTCCCGTCCCCAGCCTGCTCAGGATGCAGAAACTCCCGACGCCACCGGACCACTCGTGATCATGCTGCCGCGTCAGCCCGGCGCGCGCGAGTCCCGCTACATGCATCTGCTGGGCGGCCCAATCGCCGTCTCCGCGCCGCCGTCTTCATGGTCGCAGCCTCTGCCCGACAGCGGCCACAGCACAGGTTCCTCGCGCGAACTGCTCGTCAGTCTTCACGAAGAAGTCATTACGCTGCATTCCACGGTCGCGGCGCTGGAGCGGCGCATCACGCAGCTTGAATCTCTTCGCACCTCTGAGCCCCTTCCACTCGCCGAGGCCGTAGACTAATCGCAGTACACTGAGACATCCGCCATGCCTCCCACGCCTTCCTTAAATACGGCGTCTCTCGCAGAGTCTGTGCAAGCAGCCTCTTTCAAGGCAGCGGGTCTGGACTTCGCCGCGCTTCTCGACGCGTCGCCCGATGCCATCATTGCATTCGACCGCGACTTCCGCATCGTCTACGCGAATCCTCAGGCCATCCGTATCAGCCAGTTGGAGACGGATGGTTTCATCGGCAAAATCTACTGGGACATACGTTCGGAATCGCGAGGTACCATCCTCGAAGAGAATTTTCTGGCCGCCATGCACAATCGCGTTTCGCGCCAGTTCGAGTTCTATTGCGCTCCGGTTGGCCTCTGGATGGATATCCTGGTAACTCCCTTGGCGGATGGGCTGGCCGTCTTCTATAAAGACATCTCCGCCGCCAAGCTAGCCAGGGAGACCCGTGACATCGCAACCAGGCGCCTTCAGCAGACCTTCGACGCGATGCCCGATTCCATCGCCTGCCTCGACCGCGATTGGAACTTCACCTTCGCCAACTGGCGCGCCGTCGACATGCTCGCCTCCGGGCCGCTTGCCGGGGATAACCTCTGGCAATGCCTGCACCACAGCAGGCAGGAGCCCTTCAGCTCCAACTATCGCAAAGCCATGGAGCAGCGCGTCCCGACCGAGTTCGAGGCGTACTATCCCGCGCCGGTCGACCTGTGGCTCAACATCCAGTCGATTCCCTCCGACGACGGCATCATCATCTTCTTTCGCGACATCACCGAGCGGCGACAGGCCGAAGAGGCGCTCCGCGAAAGCGAGCTTCGCTACCGGGCTCTGACAGACCTCAATCCTCAGGCCATCTGGATGGGCGATGCCAACGGCAGGATCACCTACGCCAATCATGGCTTCAGCGACTACCTCGGCTTCACGACCGCCGACCTCGACCATTGGATTACCGCCTTCCATCCCGACGACCGCACCCGCGTCCTCGACGCATGGGCGGTCTGCGTCTCTACCGCTGCCGAGTACGATATCGAGGCCCGCCTTTTCCGTGCCCGCGACAGTCTGCCGCGCTGGTGGTGGATTCGCGCTCAACCGATCCGCGACGCATCCGGCACGATTCTCTACTGGCTGGGCGTCGCCATCGACATCGACGACCGCAAGACCTTCGCCGAGATGCTACTGCAAAAGCAGGCGGAGACCGAGCGTCAGCGCACCGAACTAGAAACCATCTACGACACTGCTCCCGTCGGCCTCGCGCTCTTCGATCCCGTCGAGTTCCGCTACCTGCGCGTCAACGACCATCAGGCTGCGATCATCGGTCTACCCAAGGACAGGATTCTAGGCCGTTCCATCAACGAGATCGCTCCGCTCGCCGGGCTGAAAGAGCTGTTTCAACAGGTCGCCGCCGGCAAAGTGGTCAGGAACCACATCCTCGAAGGCGAACTTCCCAGCCGCCCCGGCCAGCATCGCTTCTGGAGCGTCAACTACTCTCCGGTCTATGGCGCCGAAGGAAAAGTTGAGGCCATCGCCGCAGTCATCGTAGAGATTACCCATCAGAAGAAGGCCGAGAGCGCTCTCATCCAGAGTGAGAAGCTTGCCGCCGTCGGTCGCCTCGCAAGCTCCATCTCGCACGAGATCAATAACCCGCTCGAAGCCATCACCAACCTCCTTTATCTGATCAATCTCTCCGACGATCTGTCTCCCGGAGCGCGGGATTACCTGCACACGGCGCAGAGCGAGCTCTCGCGTGTCTGCCAGATCGCCACCCAGACGCTCCGCTTCCACCGTCAGGCCGTTCGCGCCACCAATGTCACCGCTGCCGATCTTGTAGACGCCGTCCTCAATCTCTATCAGGGCCGTCTCGCCAATTCGAGCGTCAAGGTCGAAGCCTGCTACGCCACTCAGACCCGCATCCTCTGCTTTGAAAACGACATCCGCCAGGTCCTCAACAACCTGATCGCCAACGCCATTGACGCCATGCGCCAGGGCGGCCGCCTCATCGTCCGCGCCCACGACACCACCGACCATTCGGAGAACTCTCCGAAGAGTCGGCAGGGCATCCGCATCACCATCGCCGACACCGGACACGGCATGTCACCCGAGGTGCAAACCCGCCTCTTCGAGCCCTTCTACACCACCAAAGACCTCAACGGCACCGGGCTCGGCCTCTGGATCTCCGCCGGAATCGTGCGCCGCCATCAGGGACGTCTTAGCTTCCGCAGCACACAGCATTCCGTCCACCACGGCACCATCTTCTCGCTCTTTCTCCCATGGGCAGAAGAACCATCGCCGCCTGCCTCGCAGTAAACCGGCTCCCAAGCAGCAGCCATGTCCCAAAGTATTGTCATCCTTCGCCGCAGGCGAAGGATCTGCTTTAAGCAGCCTCAGAACCATGTCATCTCGACCGCTCGCACCAGCCCCAACCGCACGTCATCTCGACCGGAGCGAAGCGGAGTGGAGAGACCCCTGTATTTCGCCGTTACCTGTTTCACAATCAATAGCCACCCATTGGTACGACCTCGTATGATGGTCGCCATGTTCCCTGAAGCCTTCTGCCGCCTGCGCAAAACCCTCCTTGCCACTCTAAGCACTGCCCTCCTGCTCTCCTCAGCCGCCGCCCACGCGCAGACCGCCGATACCACGCTGCTGGTGGACATCGACCACCGCGCCGCCACCTCGCTCGATGGCGACTGGCACACCATCGTCGATCCCTACTCCACCGGCCTCTACAACTTCCATCACGAGATCAAGGCAGACGGCTACTTCATGAACGGGACGAAGGCCTACAACGGTGAGCCGCTCGAATACAACTTCGCCACCTCTCCCACGCTCAAGGTTCCCGGCGACTGGAACACGCAGCGCCGCGACCTCTTCTACTACGAAGGCGTCCTGTGGTACGAGAAGGACTTTAAGTACAGCCCCAAGCCCAACACCCGCACCTTCATCCACTTCGGCGCTGCCAACTATCGCAGTCACGTCTGGGTCAACACTAAAAAAGTCTGCGAGCACGAGGGCGGCTTCACTCCCTTCGACTGCGACGTCACCGGCGTCGTCAAAGATGGCGATAACTTCGTCGTCGTCGCCGTAGACAACACTCGCTCCGCCGACGGTGTACCCACTCTCCAGACCGACTGGTGGAACTACGGCGGCCTCACCCGCGACGTCTCTCTCGTCGACGTACCTCAGCAGTTCATCGACGACTACGATCTCCATCTCAGCCGCGCCGACCACGATCTCATCGAAGGCTACGTCCACGTAGAAAACGCAACTCCCGGCACAGACGTCACCGTCTCCATCCCCGAGCTGCACGCCACCACCCACGCCACCGTCGATGCGAATGCCCGCGCCGCCATCAAGCTCCCCGTCAAATCACTCAGCCTGTGGTCGCCCGACAACCCCAAACTCTACAAGGTCGACCTCGCCTCTGGCTCCGATCGCCTCGAAGACGAGATGGGCTTCCGCACCATCGAAACCCGCGGCACCGAGATTCTGCTCAACGGCAAACCTATCTTCCTGCGCGGCGTCTCCGTCCACGCCGAAGCCCCCTACCGCACCGGACGCGCCTACAGCGAGAAAGACGTGGACACGCTGCTCGGCTGGGCCAAAGAGATGGGCTGCAACTACGTCCGCCTCGCCCACTACCCACACGATCAGCGCATGACCCGCGCCACCGACCGCCTCGGCATCCTCGTCTGGTCCGAGATTCCCGACTACTGGGCGCTCCAGTTCGACAACCCCGCCGTCCTCGCCAAATCCAAACAGCAGCTCGGCGAGATGATCCGCCGCGACCGCGACAAGGCCTCCATCATCCTCTGGTCCGTCGCCAACGAAACTCCCGACACCGAGGCGCGCACCAAATACCTCACCACCATGGCCAACCTCACCCGCCAGCTCGACCCCACCCGCCTCGTCACCGCCGCTCTGCTGGTCAAAACCCAGAAGACCGCCAACGGCTCCGTCAAGATCGTCGATGATCCGCTCGGCAAGGCGCTCGACGTCATCGGCACCAACGAGTACATCGGCTGGTACGAGCAGAAGCCCGCCGGAGCCGACACCACCACCTGGGACATTCACTACCAGAAGCCCGTCATCATGTCGGAGTTCGGTGCCGCCGCCCGCGCCGGCCACCACGGCCCCGCCACCGAGCGCTGGACAGAGGAGTATCAGGCCGACGTCTACAAGCACCAGATCCCCATGCTCAACCGCATCCCGCAGCTTCGCGGTACCAGCGCCTGGGTGCTCATGGACTTCCGCTCTCCCATGCGCACACTACCCGGCCTGCAGGACAACTTCAACCGCAAGGGCCTCATCTCCGACCAGGGCGAAAAGAAGCAAGCCTTCTTCGTCCTGCAAAAAGCCTACAAAGATAAGACCCTTGGCAAAGCTGAATAGCGTAGAGAAGAGGCACCACAAACGCACGTCATCTCGACCGAAGGCGGCGCTTTTGCCCTATTTTGTTGTCATTCCCGAAGGGAATCTGCGTTTCTTTAGTTTTTACATGACTACACCGTAAGGAAACAGCGATCAGTGTGCGGAGTAGACGTGGTTCAGAGGCAGTGACCCACGCCTACTCCTCCTTATCCGATTTGCTCTCCGAAGGATGCCGCCGCTTCCACCACCATACGATCAGCCCGGCAAGAGCGGTAAACCCTGCTCCTCCCGGCAACACATACTTGATCGCCCCTGACGGATTGTTCCAGAACTCTTCCCGCAGCGCCTCCCAGAATCCAGGCACGCTTACGTTCACCGTCGCGATATAGCTTGGAAGCAACTCCTGGGGGTTATCCCCAGTCTCGGTATAGACAAGGAAAGCCTCAATCGTCAGTTTCTGATTGGCCGCAGGTTGTTTCGGTACAACGTTCCACGTCCATTTCGCCGAACTGTCAATCGGCACTGGCAGGACTGCCCCGATCTTCGGATCAATGTCAAACTCATCCGGATTGTCCGCGGTGAGTTGCATCCGCATGTAAGGGGAGACTTTAAGGGTGCCCTCCTTGGCTCCAGCCAGGTCGTTTGGGCTGGCATCCGCAAACCCATGCAGAACGACCGTGACGACAGCCGTCTCATGCAACTTCATCGGAGTTGGAATCGCGTAGTCGATTCTTCCATCCTTAACCGCCTTCACCCATTGCGCGCGCACTTCGCTCTCTTGATATGGATCGACGCCCGCTGCTGCCGGTGGCGGCGCAGGAGGAGGTGCCACCGCGGCTGCCATGACCGGAGGCGTGCTGGACGGGCTCACGGAACTCACTTTGCCGGCCGTCTGCGTCTCTCCACCTGAAGGGGGAGCTGCTGCCTGATCGTATGCGCCCTGTGACTGGCCGGATCCGCCTTGTGCCTGCTGACCAGCGTGGTTGGCCGTACTCTTCGCGTGTCCGCCGATCGGCGAACCCGCCTTCGACTCACGAATAATTTCGTTGTCGAAATCTTCGTTCTTCGATTTTACCGAAGCCGTTTGAGCATTGATCGCCGCATTCATCGCCTGCAATTCGGCGTACGTCTTGTCTGTATTCGTCGCTGGCGGCGGCGCGCTCGTCGGGGTTGTAGCTGCGACGACACGCACAGTAGCCACACCCGAGCTCCGTAGCCCTGCTCCATCCACCACGACGCAGTTCGCCGAGATCGCTGTCCCCGCAGGCACTCCCGCCGTGTCCAGCCGCGCCGTGCTCCCGTTGGGATAGAGTTTTCCGCCGCTGCTTGAAAAGCTGTACACCAGCCGCGCCGAGACGCCCTGCACACGAGCGGTTACGGTTACGCTCTGCCCGGTGGCTACGTTCGACGAAGAGGCCACGCACTCCACCTTCGGCGGCAGCATGGCTTCAATTTTTTTCGCATAGGTCGCATCGGCAGCGACCTGCGGAGCGCTCCAACCGGCACCGGGCAACAAAATCAGCGCCAGAAAACTCGCAAATAAAAAAGAGGGCCCAAATCTCCGGTTCATAAAAACCCTCCAGAAATCGAGTGGCGCTATTGTGAGCGTAAATTTCGCCGGTGTCTACACCTTTCCGACTTGCGCGACCGCTACATCTCTGCCCAGCGCCGCAGCAGGTTGTGATAAACCCCCGTCAACTGCACTCCCGCCGCATTTCCCGGAACATCCTTCGCCAGCGTCTGAATCGCCGTATCCAGATCCAACAGCATCGACCTATCGGCATCGCTGCGAATCATGCTCTGAATCCAGAAGAAGCTCGACACCCGCGCGCCTCGCGTCACCGGCTCCACGCGATGCAGGCTCGTCGCCGGATACAACACCATATGCCCCGCAGGCAGCTTCACCGAGTGCGACCCATAGACGTCCTCGACGATCAGCTCGCCGCCGTCATACTCCTCCGGCTTCGTCAAAAACAGCGTCGCCGAAATATCCGTACGAATCCTCTGCCCGGTCGTGACCAGTTGGCGTATCGCCGTATCCACATGCGTGCCAAAATGCCCGCCGCCGGTATAGCGGTTGAACATCGGCGGAAACACGCGCAGCGGCAGTGCCGCCGACATAAACAGCGGCGACCGCGCCAGCCCACCCAGCACCATCTCGCCCAGCTCCACCGCCACCGGATGACCCTCCGGCAACTGATGGTTCTCCTTCACCTTCTGTGCCTGGTATCCAGCCGTCACTTTGCCGTCCACCCAATCGGCGGCATCGAGCTTCGCCCGCGCCTGCTGCACCTGCGCGGCGGTCAACACATCAGGAATCGTAATCAGCATCGTCGTCTCTCCCTATCGCAAAAACCTTATCACTCCAAAACTATCAACTCATCATTTCAAGCCCAGCAAAACTGTACGTCATCTCAACCCAGCACCAATGCACATCATCTCGACCCAGCAAAAAGGCACGTCATCTCGACCGGAGCGAAGCGGAGTGGAGAGACCCCTGTATTTCGCCTTTCGCCTTTGCCTTCCCCCGCACAACCTCAAAGCCGCATCTAAATCCCAAACAAAGCGCGGCGAAGTCCAAAAGACTCCGCCGCACCCAACAGCGCCCACCGCGCAAATCAGAACTTGAAGTTCACTCCAATCAGCGCACTCAAACCAGCACCCGGAATCAGGTGGCTCGGATGCGGCTGATCGATATAGAACCGGTTCAGCAGGTTATACACATTCGCCTGCAACTCCAGCCTGTCCGTCACCGGCCGCCGCATCATCGCGTTGAAGACCCAGTAGCCCGGCACCTGTTTCATCGCAATACTGGTGACGACATAGCCCGGCCCATTCGGATTCGGCGCAAAGCCGGTCGGCACATAAGGCACCGTCGAGCTCGCCGTACGGCTGGCAACATAATTGCCACCCAACCCCGCGCTCAGCCGCAGCGGAAGCCGTTGCGTGATGAACGCATTGAACGTCTGCTTCGGTACATTCGCCAATTGATATCCGACCGAGGCCGGATAAAACTTCGAAGAGATCACGGCGCTATCGAGATACGCATAGCCCAGCACAACGTCGGTGCCCTGCGGCAGCCTGCCCACCGCGCTGAACTGCACGCCCTTCACCAGCTGGTTGCCCGAGTTCACGATGTTGTTCGAGTTCGTCGGATCAGTCTCCTTGGCATTGTCCTTCTCCGTGCGGAACCACGCGCCATCCAGCAGCAGCCGCTCATGCAACAGGCTGTACTTCGCGCCGGCCTCGTAGGTCTCGTTCTTCTCCGGAGCCAGCGAGCTGGCCGCCGTCGGCACGCTCAGGCTGAGAGATTCTGCCGCCGGATCGAAGCTCGTTCCATAGTCGAAATACACGCTGCCATGCTTCGTCGGCTTGTACACAAACGCCGCGCGATAGCTCGGCTGCTTGTCCAGCCTGCTGATCGGCCCAATCGGCGCGCTCACCGTGCCGCCTGCTGGTGGAGCGACCGGCTGGTACGAGTTATAAACCGTATCGAAGTAGTCCCAGCGAACCCCGCCGCTCAGCTCAAACAGGTTCCCAAGATGAATCGTATCGACGAAGTAGACTCCCATGCTCTGCGACTTCGTGTGTACCACCGTGGTGATGTATCCGGTCCCGCCAAACGAGTCAGCAGCATTCGGGTGCAACAGGTTCGTCGAAGGAACAGTATTGACGCCCTTGATCGTGTAGCTGGTGCGAATAGGGTTCGATACCTCCTGCCCGCCTTCGACGCCGCCGTCGAAATCATTCCGCATTCCCAGCACCTTGAACCGCGCCGTCAATTCCGTCTGGTCCCATAGATCGCCTTCGACGCTCTTGATCTGCAACTGATTTCGATTCACCGCAATCGTCGCTGGATCGGATGCCTGCGTGTAGTTACAAGGCTGGGTCGGGTTGACCGCGCTCGTTGGCAGGGAAGCGACCACACCGCCCACAGGCACACTGATCGCAGCGTTCGAGCAGATCTGCGGCTCGGTAATCTGCGCCTGCCGCGGATAGTTCGCCCACCGCGCTATGCTGTGTACGCTCACATTCTCGCCAAACGCATGGCTCACCTTCGCCGTCAGAATATCGTCGTTTGTCCTCAGATAATTCTGGTCAGGGAAGCCATAGTAGTTATGCCGGATCGGTCCCGGAGCCACGCCATTTAGCAGCCACGGCAAACCATAGTCCGGCGTATCGCTCTCGGTGTAATGGAAGTAGCTGATCGTGAACGGTGTCGTCGAATTCAATCCGAACGAGATCGATGGAGCCACCCCGAACCGTCGAATCTCGGCATGTGGTCGGCCAGCGACACCGCCCTCCTGCCCGACAGCATTCAGCCGAAACGCCGCGCCTCCATGTCCAATCTCTTTCAGCGGTTCATTGATGTCGGCGGTAATTCTCCGCGTCGCATCCGTGCCAAACTGCGTCTGCACATTCACAAACTGCTGCAGCTCGGGAACCTTGCTCTCCTGGTTGATGATGCCGCCCGTAGCTCCGCGCCCAAACTGCACGCCCGCCGGTCCCTCCAGCACCTCAACCTGGTCGAAGTTAAAGCTGTCGCGGTAATAGCTGCCGAAGTCGCGAATGCCATCCAGAAAGATATCGTTGCGCGCCGTAAAGCCGCGAATGGTCAGGTTGTCGCCCTGCGCGCCGCTCTCGCCCGCCGCCATGCTGATGCCCGGAACATTCCGCAGCGCATCCCGCAGCGTCGAGTTGCCCTCATCGTGCAGCACAAACTGCGGCACCACCGCCACCGTCTGTGGAGTATCGATCAGCGGCTGCGAAAACTTCGCCATCGACACCGCATCCGGCAACCCCGACGACGTCACATTCACCGAGTCCGAGTAGCGCAGCCCCACCACCATCGTCGATGCATCCTGCGCCGCATAGCTCAGCCCCGTTCCTTCGAGCAGCAGCCGCAGCCCTTCTTCCTCGGTGTGCAGCCCATTCACGCCATGCGTCTGAAATCCCGACAGCGTCCCGGCAGGCAACGTCACATTCACCTTCAGCCCGGTCACCTGCTCATAATCTTTGATGGCCGCATCCAACGGCCCCGTAGCAATGTGAAACCGCTTCACCGGAAGGTTCGCCGCCGGTGCACCCGCTCCCGCCCCGCCTGCTCCGGCATCGTTGGTCACCGCCGCCATCGCGCCGCGACTCGAACCCATCACCGCATAGGCCGCCAGCGTTCCCATCGCCAACCACCCACGCCGACTCCCCACCTTCCAGCCGGCCTTCTTACCCTTACCCACCATCTTCAAAGTCCGCTTCACTTGCATTCTCCTCAAATCAAACATCCAAAGGCCCAGGCAAAGACCGCACCCACAAAACCGGAAACATCGTGCGTCCCCTGCGATTCACATCCATGCAGCCAGCTCCTCGGCACCGAAAACGCGCATACCTCGTCCTTGACCGCTTACTCTTGAAGCCCTCGCCAATGGCCAAAGCCCGGCGAGCACATCAAAGCTCGAAACCAGATTCTTTCTATGGAAGGAGTGGAACCGAAGCGGAGCGCCGCAGTTGCCCGGGCCGGGAACCGACCCTATAATCCAGACAACCTGCAGCCGTCCAAACGGCTTGTAGCCTCCAGATTCCCGTGGTCTCCGCCAAGAGATAAACTCCACGGGGATCTGGACCTTCTACTCGATCCCTGCTTACTTCAAAAGCAAAAACGAATTGCAAAACTTGATAAATCTGAATATACGACAACAACAGTCCTACATCAATCAAAATATAAGACTATTTATGTCCGTGTTCGAAAATCGGACATTTCGCACACAAAAGGCCATAGTTAAAAGAAAAAGGCGGGGGAGCCGAAGCTCTCCGCCTTTTCCATTGCCCTGTCTCCAGAGCGGGTTAGAAGTTCATCTTCAGTTGGAACTCCGTGGCACGCGGCGCGCCCTGATCGAACGTTCCGGTCCGGCGGGATACACGCTGCGCATTATAGGCAGCGTAATCCGAAGGTCCATTGACGTTTCCGCCGCCACCGCTGTTAGCTAAATCACCCGGTGTAAGAATCGTTCCTCCTCCGCCTCCTCCAACCGAGAGTGCGTTGTAGTTTGCAAAGTTGAACACGTTATAGATCGACACCGAGGGCTCGAGGCTGATTCCTTCCGGCAACTTGCTCCAGCGAATCGGATAGGAGAAGTTTGCGTCGAAGGTCTTGAGCATCGGGTTTGCATACGCTCTGCTCGGGCCCTGGGCCAACGTCGGCTCCACAGCGCCTAGCTGGATCATCTCGGCATTGGTCAAGACACCGGATGCGACAACCGCCTGGCCAGCCGGCGTCAGCGTTCCCGCATGGGTAGCGTTGTAGGTGCTGATCAGGTTATTCAGATTGCCCGGCTTGATCTTCCTCATGTATGCG
It encodes:
- a CDS encoding YceH family protein, whose protein sequence is MTLDPIQLRVLGALVEKEIATPENYPLSLNALVNACNQRSSRDPVLNLAEDEVRQAIHSLEDLKLTAPVNDSRVPKYEHRIRTVLNLRRDETAVLCLLMLRGAQTPGELRSRADRLYTFDDIGSVTSTLDRLASRPQPAQDAETPDATGPLVIMLPRQPGARESRYMHLLGGPIAVSAPPSSWSQPLPDSGHSTGSSRELLVSLHEEVITLHSTVAALERRITQLESLRTSEPLPLAEAVD
- a CDS encoding PAS domain-containing sensor histidine kinase, which produces MQAASFKAAGLDFAALLDASPDAIIAFDRDFRIVYANPQAIRISQLETDGFIGKIYWDIRSESRGTILEENFLAAMHNRVSRQFEFYCAPVGLWMDILVTPLADGLAVFYKDISAAKLARETRDIATRRLQQTFDAMPDSIACLDRDWNFTFANWRAVDMLASGPLAGDNLWQCLHHSRQEPFSSNYRKAMEQRVPTEFEAYYPAPVDLWLNIQSIPSDDGIIIFFRDITERRQAEEALRESELRYRALTDLNPQAIWMGDANGRITYANHGFSDYLGFTTADLDHWITAFHPDDRTRVLDAWAVCVSTAAEYDIEARLFRARDSLPRWWWIRAQPIRDASGTILYWLGVAIDIDDRKTFAEMLLQKQAETERQRTELETIYDTAPVGLALFDPVEFRYLRVNDHQAAIIGLPKDRILGRSINEIAPLAGLKELFQQVAAGKVVRNHILEGELPSRPGQHRFWSVNYSPVYGAEGKVEAIAAVIVEITHQKKAESALIQSEKLAAVGRLASSISHEINNPLEAITNLLYLINLSDDLSPGARDYLHTAQSELSRVCQIATQTLRFHRQAVRATNVTAADLVDAVLNLYQGRLANSSVKVEACYATQTRILCFENDIRQVLNNLIANAIDAMRQGGRLIVRAHDTTDHSENSPKSRQGIRITIADTGHGMSPEVQTRLFEPFYTTKDLNGTGLGLWISAGIVRRHQGRLSFRSTQHSVHHGTIFSLFLPWAEEPSPPASQ
- a CDS encoding glycoside hydrolase family 2 protein, translating into MFPEAFCRLRKTLLATLSTALLLSSAAAHAQTADTTLLVDIDHRAATSLDGDWHTIVDPYSTGLYNFHHEIKADGYFMNGTKAYNGEPLEYNFATSPTLKVPGDWNTQRRDLFYYEGVLWYEKDFKYSPKPNTRTFIHFGAANYRSHVWVNTKKVCEHEGGFTPFDCDVTGVVKDGDNFVVVAVDNTRSADGVPTLQTDWWNYGGLTRDVSLVDVPQQFIDDYDLHLSRADHDLIEGYVHVENATPGTDVTVSIPELHATTHATVDANARAAIKLPVKSLSLWSPDNPKLYKVDLASGSDRLEDEMGFRTIETRGTEILLNGKPIFLRGVSVHAEAPYRTGRAYSEKDVDTLLGWAKEMGCNYVRLAHYPHDQRMTRATDRLGILVWSEIPDYWALQFDNPAVLAKSKQQLGEMIRRDRDKASIILWSVANETPDTEARTKYLTTMANLTRQLDPTRLVTAALLVKTQKTANGSVKIVDDPLGKALDVIGTNEYIGWYEQKPAGADTTTWDIHYQKPVIMSEFGAAARAGHHGPATERWTEEYQADVYKHQIPMLNRIPQLRGTSAWVLMDFRSPMRTLPGLQDNFNRKGLISDQGEKKQAFFVLQKAYKDKTLGKAE
- a CDS encoding Fe2+-dependent dioxygenase, whose amino-acid sequence is MLITIPDVLTAAQVQQARAKLDAADWVDGKVTAGYQAQKVKENHQLPEGHPVAVELGEMVLGGLARSPLFMSAALPLRVFPPMFNRYTGGGHFGTHVDTAIRQLVTTGQRIRTDISATLFLTKPEEYDGGELIVEDVYGSHSVKLPAGHMVLYPATSLHRVEPVTRGARVSSFFWIQSMIRSDADRSMLLDLDTAIQTLAKDVPGNAAGVQLTGVYHNLLRRWAEM
- a CDS encoding TonB-dependent siderophore receptor → MQVKRTLKMVGKGKKAGWKVGSRRGWLAMGTLAAYAVMGSSRGAMAAVTNDAGAGGAGAGAPAANLPVKRFHIATGPLDAAIKDYEQVTGLKVNVTLPAGTLSGFQTHGVNGLHTEEEGLRLLLEGTGLSYAAQDASTMVVGLRYSDSVNVTSSGLPDAVSMAKFSQPLIDTPQTVAVVPQFVLHDEGNSTLRDALRNVPGISMAAGESGAQGDNLTIRGFTARNDIFLDGIRDFGSYYRDSFNFDQVEVLEGPAGVQFGRGATGGIINQESKVPELQQFVNVQTQFGTDATRRITADINEPLKEIGHGGAAFRLNAVGQEGGVAGRPHAEIRRFGVAPSISFGLNSTTPFTISYFHYTESDTPDYGLPWLLNGVAPGPIRHNYYGFPDQNYLRTNDDILTAKVSHAFGENVSVHSIARWANYPRQAQITEPQICSNAAISVPVGGVVASLPTSAVNPTQPCNYTQASDPATIAVNRNQLQIKSVEGDLWDQTELTARFKVLGMRNDFDGGVEGGQEVSNPIRTSYTIKGVNTVPSTNLLHPNAADSFGGTGYITTVVHTKSQSMGVYFVDTIHLGNLFELSGGVRWDYFDTVYNSYQPVAPPAGGTVSAPIGPISRLDKQPSYRAAFVYKPTKHGSVYFDYGTSFDPAAESLSLSVPTAASSLAPEKNETYEAGAKYSLLHERLLLDGAWFRTEKDNAKETDPTNSNNIVNSGNQLVKGVQFSAVGRLPQGTDVVLGYAYLDSAVISSKFYPASVGYQLANVPKQTFNAFITQRLPLRLSAGLGGNYVASRTASSTVPYVPTGFAPNPNGPGYVVTSIAMKQVPGYWVFNAMMRRPVTDRLELQANVYNLLNRFYIDQPHPSHLIPGAGLSALIGVNFKF